A window of Sedimentibacter sp. MB31-C6 genomic DNA:
GGTCATAACAAAATCAGTCAGTAGATTTGCAAGAAATACAGTAGACTCCCTTCAGACCATAAGAAAACTTAAAGAAAAGAATATCGCCATATTTTTTGAAAAAGAGGGTGTTAATACCTTAGAAAGTACAGGAGAATTACTGATTACTATCTTAAGCAGTCAAGCACAGGAAGAAAGCAGAAACCTAAGTGAAAATACAAAATGGGGCTTAACAAGAAGATATGAAAATGGAATTGTCACCATCAATCACAAGAAGTTTATGGGATATACCAAAGATGAAAAAGGTGAACTTATCATAGTACCTGAACAAGCAGAGATAGTGAAACGAATTTTTAGAATGTATTTAGAAGGAAGTAGTATTGGGGAGATTACGAAAGCTCTGGAGGCAGATAAAATCAAAACAGTCACAGGAAAGGAAACATGGCATCCTGGTGTAATTGAAAAAATGTTAGTCAATGAAAAATATATGGGTGATGCCCTAATGCAGAAGACCTATACCGTAGACTTCCTAACAAAGAAACGAGTAAAGAATAACGGAATCGCACCTCAGTATTATATAGAAGATAACCATGAGGCCATTATACCAAAGGAATTATTTTATAAGGTACAGGAAGAAAAAGCTAGAAGAGCCAGTCTGAATAAAGCGGCAGTTACAAGAAAAACAAATAAATTAAAAAAGGAAAAGAGCAAATTCAGCTCCAAATATGCACTAACAGAAATCTTAGCATGTGCCGAATGTGGACATCCCTACCGTAGGCAGACATGGTCAAAATATGGACAAAAAAGTGCAGTATGGCGATGTGAGAACAGGCTAAAGAATGGAACAAAGGCATCTTGCAAGCACTCACCTACCTTAAAAGAAGAACCTCTACATAATGCCATTATGACTGCTATTAATAAGGTAGTAGAAAACAATGGAGATTTTATAGGGGCTTTCAGAGAAAATGTCATCAGGGTTATCGGTGGATACTCTACTAAAGATATCCCAACAGAATATGATGAGCAGATCGAATCTCTGCAAAAAGAGATACTAACCTTAATCGAAGAAAACGCAAAACAAGGAGCTGTAGCAGAAGATTTTGATGGTGAGTACAAAAGGATATCAGAGAAGATAAACGAGCTTAAACAGGCAAAATTAAAGGTTGTAAGGGAAAAGAAACAGGCTGAGAACTATAAACAAAAACTAACAGAAATGGACAGTACCCTAAAGACTGTAAAACCACAGGTAAGAGAGTTTGATGAAGACTTAGTCAGAAGATTAATAAACACCATTAAGGTGAATAAGGGAGAGAGACTGGAGATACAGTTTGAATCAGGCATCGTCATGGAACATACGATAGATCATTATGAATAGGAATGGCAGGGGCAGTGACAAGGATAATGGTAAGTTACTGCTCTTGAAGAAAGGGGAATCTGTTAAGACTAAAGTCCTCAGAGAAACTGAGGGTTTTAGTCTTAACAGATTGCTACTTGCAACAGAAGATATTGCTCTTTGATTTGTGTATAACTTTCTATTTGATATACAGTGCTTAGAGGGATTTATCGGTAGCAATTATGCCCCATAGATAAGTTGTCTATAAAGTGAAGAGGATTTTTTTATGAATCTACAGATAATTGACTTTTCAAGATACAACCGTTAACATTTGAACTTAGTTTTAATCTCAAATGTTTTGAATATACGCAGAAATAAATGCCTTTTTATTCTAGTAATCTGTAAATTATCCAAATAATAGTTACCAGTGAAACTAGCCAATAGTCTTTTCCGCTTTAATAGCAGAATACACAGCGTATATTGATTCCGACAATACAACAAGTTTGGTATATAGAAGATTGCTTTGCTTACCTGCTCATATGTTGCAAGCAAATCACCATAAATTATAAATTTGTACATTGTGAAAGCAGGAGGGTGAGACAGTCCCCTGCTTTTGATTATTGTGGATTAGTTTTATTAAACTGCTTCTATCTTTTTTAAAATTTTATTTGTAGATTATAGTTAAGGTCCAATTAATTTAGATACTATAATTTAATATCATGATCAATAGCATACTTATTACCCCATTTGCACATTTCCTCAAGCGTAACTTGTAAGTTTCTTCCATATTCCGTTATAGAATATTCAACCTTTGGTGGCACTTCTGGATATACTTTCCTTGTTATTAAATTATCACGTTCCATCTCTCGGAGCTGAGTTGTAAGCATTTTTGGGGTAATATCAGGAATTAATCTTTTAACCTCAGAAAATCTTTTTGTACCCATATTTAGATACCAAAGAATTCTAATTTTCCATTTACCACCGATTAAATCCATAGTTAGTTCCATTGAGCAACTGTATTTATTCTTTAAATCTGACATTTTGTAACCTCCGTATTTTTAAAATAACATGGTATCGTTTTATATACTATGTGACAAAAAAGTGCGTACTTGTGATTTGGGATTGTTGTAGTATAATCATAACATACAGTATATAAAAAAACAATATTACTTATTTGGTGATAAAAATGTTTCAAAATAAACAAGCTGAAAATTTAAAGTTTTTTTATAAGGAGGTCGTATAAATGGAAGTGATTTTTAACAGAAGAAGCATAAGAAAATATGTGGATAAACCAGTTGAAAAGGAAAAAATGGAAAAACTTTTAAGAGCAGCAATGCAGGCACCATCAGCAGGAAACCAACAGCCTTGGGAGTTTATAATCGTTGAAGATAAGGAGGTGTTAAAAAAGTTATCTGAGGCAAGTCCATATTCAAAAATGGTTGCAAATTCACCAGTTACAGTTGTTCTTTTATCAAGAAAAGAGGGAGTGAAATTCCCCCCTTGTATACCACAAGATATGGGGGCTGCTGCAGAAAATCTTCTTTTAGAAGCAGTACAGTTAGGACTTGGGGCAGTTTGGCTTGGAATTGCACCTGTTCAAGAAAGAATGAATTATATAAAGGACCTATTTAGTTTGCCCGAAAGTATTGAACCTTTTGCATTAATACCAGTAGGATATCCAGATGGTCAGAAAAATGAATTTGTAGATAGATTTGATGCAACAAGAATTCATTATGAAAATTGGAAATAAATGATTAATCATAGGAGGTTTACAAATGGAAAATATGATATTAAAAGCATTGGAAAAGATTCGCCCAGCATTACAAAGAGACGGTGGAGATGTAAAATTTGTTGATGTTAACGATGAAGGAGTTGTTAGGGTTCAGCTTCAGGGGGCGTGCGGCAATTGTCCGGGCGCATTAATGACCATTAAAATGTTTATTGAACAAGTTTTAAAGGAAGAAGTACCTGGAGTTAAAGAAGTTATAGGAGTTTAGCATAAAAATATAAACTATAAAAAGGAGTG
This region includes:
- a CDS encoding nitroreductase family protein, producing MEVIFNRRSIRKYVDKPVEKEKMEKLLRAAMQAPSAGNQQPWEFIIVEDKEVLKKLSEASPYSKMVANSPVTVVLLSRKEGVKFPPCIPQDMGAAAENLLLEAVQLGLGAVWLGIAPVQERMNYIKDLFSLPESIEPFALIPVGYPDGQKNEFVDRFDATRIHYENWK
- a CDS encoding NifU family protein, with protein sequence MENMILKALEKIRPALQRDGGDVKFVDVNDEGVVRVQLQGACGNCPGALMTIKMFIEQVLKEEVPGVKEVIGV
- a CDS encoding recombinase family protein — protein: MAVAVAKKNVAFIPAQTIYDRNVRVELKTLRVAAYCRVSTTLEQQEGSYEAQISYYTEKIKSNPNWKSAGIYADDGKSATNTKKRDDFNAMIDDCMAGKIDMVITKSVSRFARNTVDSLQTIRKLKEKNIAIFFEKEGVNTLESTGELLITILSSQAQEESRNLSENTKWGLTRRYENGIVTINHKKFMGYTKDEKGELIIVPEQAEIVKRIFRMYLEGSSIGEITKALEADKIKTVTGKETWHPGVIEKMLVNEKYMGDALMQKTYTVDFLTKKRVKNNGIAPQYYIEDNHEAIIPKELFYKVQEEKARRASLNKAAVTRKTNKLKKEKSKFSSKYALTEILACAECGHPYRRQTWSKYGQKSAVWRCENRLKNGTKASCKHSPTLKEEPLHNAIMTAINKVVENNGDFIGAFRENVIRVIGGYSTKDIPTEYDEQIESLQKEILTLIEENAKQGAVAEDFDGEYKRISEKINELKQAKLKVVREKKQAENYKQKLTEMDSTLKTVKPQVREFDEDLVRRLINTIKVNKGERLEIQFESGIVMEHTIDHYE
- a CDS encoding winged helix-turn-helix transcriptional regulator, coding for MSDLKNKYSCSMELTMDLIGGKWKIRILWYLNMGTKRFSEVKRLIPDITPKMLTTQLREMERDNLITRKVYPEVPPKVEYSITEYGRNLQVTLEEMCKWGNKYAIDHDIKL